In Devosia beringensis, a single window of DNA contains:
- the nusG gene encoding transcription termination/antitermination protein NusG produces the protein MAMRWYIVQAYSNFERKVAEDIRQKVAQKKLEHLFEDVIVPTEKVVEIRRGRKVDAERKFFPGYVLVKMDMTDEAFHLIKNTPKVTGFLGSDNKPMPISEKEAQGILQQVQEGVEHPKPSISFEVGENVRVSDGPFASFNGVVEEVDEERARLKVEVSIFGRPTPVELEYSQVEKV, from the coding sequence ATGGCCATGCGCTGGTATATCGTTCAAGCTTACTCGAACTTCGAGCGCAAGGTGGCGGAAGACATCCGCCAGAAGGTTGCGCAGAAAAAGCTAGAGCACCTGTTTGAAGACGTGATCGTGCCGACCGAAAAGGTCGTTGAGATCCGCCGTGGCCGCAAGGTCGACGCCGAACGCAAGTTCTTCCCGGGCTATGTGCTGGTGAAGATGGACATGACCGATGAGGCCTTCCATCTGATCAAGAACACGCCAAAGGTTACCGGTTTCCTCGGTTCGGACAACAAGCCGATGCCGATCTCGGAGAAGGAAGCCCAGGGCATTCTGCAGCAGGTGCAGGAAGGCGTGGAGCATCCCAAGCCCTCCATCTCGTTCGAAGTGGGCGAGAATGTGCGCGTGTCGGACGGTCCCTTCGCCAGCTTCAATGGCGTGGTGGAAGAAGTCGACGAAGAGCGCGCCCGCCTCAAGGTGGAAGTGTCGATCTTCGGCCGCCCCACCCCGGTGGAGCTGGAATACAGTCAGGTCGAGAAAGTCTGA
- the rplJ gene encoding 50S ribosomal protein L10, protein MERAEKRELVASLQAALSGAGSIVLAQNTGLTVANLESLRRDIKGAGGQVKIAKNRLAKLALKETDNADMSSLLVGPIVIAYAADPMTAPKFAAKFAEKNAKYVVLGGAMGKTALDANNVKALATMPSLDELRATLAGMLKQPATRIASVIVAPASGIARVLAAHAEKSNEAA, encoded by the coding sequence GTGGAAAGAGCGGAAAAGCGTGAGCTTGTCGCATCGCTTCAGGCAGCCCTATCGGGCGCTGGATCGATCGTCCTTGCGCAGAACACCGGTCTGACCGTCGCCAACCTTGAATCGCTTCGTCGCGACATCAAGGGTGCAGGCGGCCAAGTCAAGATCGCGAAGAACCGTCTTGCCAAGCTTGCTCTTAAAGAAACCGACAATGCGGACATGTCGAGCCTCCTGGTAGGCCCGATCGTCATCGCTTATGCGGCCGACCCCATGACTGCGCCCAAGTTTGCGGCAAAGTTTGCTGAAAAGAACGCGAAATACGTCGTTCTTGGTGGCGCCATGGGCAAGACCGCGCTTGACGCGAATAACGTCAAGGCGCTGGCGACCATGCCCTCGCTGGATGAACTGCGCGCAACACTGGCCGGGATGCTCAAGCAGCCTGCCACGCGTATCGCGTCGGTCATCGTGGCACCAGCAAGCGGCATTGCCCGCGTGCTGGCCGCTCATGCGGAAAAGAGCAACGAAGCAGCGTAA
- the rplL gene encoding 50S ribosomal protein L7/L12, whose translation MADLAKIVDDLSALTVLEASELSKMLEEKWGVSAAAPVAAAAAGGAAAPAAEEKTEFDVILASFGENKINVIKEVRAITGLGLGEAKALVEAAPKAVKEGVNKAEAAEIQKKLEAAGAKVELK comes from the coding sequence ATGGCTGATCTCGCCAAGATCGTAGACGACCTGTCTGCCCTGACCGTTCTGGAAGCTTCGGAACTGTCGAAGATGCTGGAAGAGAAGTGGGGCGTTTCCGCCGCCGCTCCTGTTGCTGCTGCTGCCGCTGGCGGCGCTGCTGCTCCGGCTGCTGAAGAAAAGACCGAATTTGACGTGATCCTCGCCTCCTTCGGCGAAAACAAGATCAACGTCATCAAGGAAGTCCGCGCCATCACCGGTCTGGGCCTAGGCGAAGCTAAGGCTCTCGTCGAAGCTGCTCCCAAGGCTGTCAAGGAAGGCGTCAACAAGGCTGAAGCTGCCGAGATTCAGAAGAAGCTCGAAGCTGCCGGCGCCAAGGTCGAACTCAAGTAG
- a CDS encoding MAPEG family protein produces MLLMIFFALLLLLILVFMPGYYLTEQVGPHAQMGPRDDLPEPSQALGRARRALANLQETLPIFFVLALLAIIFGEEGWLALAGAGLFLLGRIGHVVCYMGGISPWRSISFTIGLFGLLLMALPLLPHIWS; encoded by the coding sequence ATGCTGCTGATGATCTTTTTTGCCCTGCTGCTCCTGCTGATCCTGGTATTTATGCCCGGCTATTATCTCACCGAGCAGGTGGGGCCGCACGCCCAGATGGGACCACGCGACGACCTGCCCGAACCCAGCCAGGCGCTGGGCCGGGCGCGCCGGGCGCTCGCCAATCTGCAGGAAACCCTGCCGATTTTCTTCGTGCTGGCGCTGCTGGCGATCATTTTTGGCGAAGAGGGCTGGCTGGCCCTGGCCGGCGCGGGGCTGTTTCTGCTCGGCCGGATCGGCCATGTGGTCTGCTATATGGGCGGGATATCCCCGTGGCGCTCGATCAGCTTTACCATTGGGCTGTTCGGCCTGCTGCTGATGGCGCTGCCTTTGCTGCCCCATATCTGGTCTTAG
- the rplA gene encoding 50S ribosomal protein L1, translating into MAGKNLTKSREGIDRNKLYKLDEAVKMVKSRATAKFDETIEVAINLGVDPRHADQMVRGVVTLPNGTGKTVRVAVFAKDAKADEARKAGADIVGAEDLMEAIMGGKIDFDRCIATPDMMPLVGRLGKILGPRNLMPNPKVGTVTPDVAGAVKAAKGGAVEFRVEKAGILHAGIGKVSFSDEALLQNIKAFTDAVLKSKPAGAKGTYVKRVAVSSTMGPGVHVEVASAL; encoded by the coding sequence ATGGCTGGTAAGAATCTCACCAAGTCCCGCGAGGGCATTGATCGCAACAAGCTGTACAAGCTTGATGAAGCCGTCAAAATGGTCAAGTCGCGTGCGACCGCCAAGTTCGACGAGACGATCGAAGTCGCCATCAATCTGGGCGTTGATCCCCGCCACGCCGACCAGATGGTCCGCGGCGTTGTGACCCTGCCCAACGGCACCGGCAAGACGGTCCGCGTGGCCGTGTTCGCCAAGGATGCCAAGGCTGACGAAGCCCGCAAGGCTGGCGCCGACATCGTTGGCGCCGAAGACCTGATGGAAGCCATCATGGGCGGCAAGATCGATTTCGATCGCTGCATTGCCACCCCTGACATGATGCCGCTGGTCGGTCGTCTGGGCAAGATCCTGGGCCCACGCAACCTGATGCCAAACCCCAAGGTCGGCACGGTTACTCCCGATGTCGCCGGCGCCGTCAAGGCTGCCAAGGGCGGCGCTGTCGAGTTCCGCGTCGAAAAGGCCGGTATCCTGCATGCTGGCATTGGCAAGGTGTCGTTCTCGGACGAAGCCCTGCTGCAGAACATCAAGGCGTTCACCGACGCCGTGCTGAAGTCCAAGCCGGCTGGTGCCAAGGGCACCTATGTCAAGCGCGTTGCCGTGTCCTCGACCATGGGCCCGGGCGTGCATGTCGAAGTCGCTTCGGCGCTTTAA
- a CDS encoding HupE/UreJ family protein codes for MRLALAIVALSPTLAMAHTGAGDTMGFLHGFEHPLGGLDHVLAMLAVGVLAAVLGGRALWLLPLSFMSVMLLGFALGLMQVELPLVELGIALSSVAIGLGAMAGRPLPLAAAMALVGVFAVFHGHAHGAEMPATTEGLGYVAGFLAATALLHLAGLAGTMGLVRLAGQHARLISRLAGGVIALGGVGVLAGWL; via the coding sequence ATGCGTCTCGCCCTCGCCATCGTGGCACTCTCCCCTACCCTCGCCATGGCCCATACCGGCGCCGGTGACACCATGGGCTTCCTGCACGGTTTCGAGCACCCGCTGGGCGGGCTGGACCACGTGCTGGCCATGCTGGCTGTGGGCGTCCTCGCTGCCGTGCTCGGCGGCCGCGCGCTCTGGCTGCTGCCCCTGAGTTTCATGAGCGTCATGCTGCTGGGCTTTGCGCTTGGCCTGATGCAGGTCGAACTGCCCCTGGTGGAACTGGGCATCGCCCTGTCGAGCGTCGCGATCGGCCTGGGCGCCATGGCAGGTCGCCCCCTGCCCTTGGCTGCCGCGATGGCGCTGGTCGGCGTCTTTGCCGTGTTCCACGGCCATGCCCACGGCGCCGAAATGCCCGCCACCACGGAAGGGCTAGGCTATGTCGCCGGCTTCCTGGCCGCGACCGCCCTGCTGCATCTGGCAGGACTTGCCGGCACTATGGGCCTCGTCCGACTGGCCGGCCAGCATGCGCGCCTGATCAGCCGCCTCGCTGGTGGTGTCATCGCCCTGGGTGGCGTCGGCGTCCTCGCCGGCTGGCTCTGA
- the secE gene encoding preprotein translocase subunit SecE, whose translation MARTNPITFLQQVRQEVSKVTWPGRNEVVISTIMVIVLVIAASLFFLAADQVISWLVGLMLSIR comes from the coding sequence ATGGCCCGTACGAACCCAATCACGTTCCTGCAGCAAGTGCGGCAGGAAGTTTCCAAGGTCACCTGGCCCGGCCGGAACGAAGTGGTGATCTCCACGATCATGGTGATCGTGCTGGTGATCGCGGCGAGCCTGTTCTTTCTTGCAGCCGATCAAGTCATTTCGTGGCTGGTCGGACTGATGCTTTCGATCCGCTAG
- the rplK gene encoding 50S ribosomal protein L11, whose protein sequence is MAKKIVGYVKLQVPAGSATPSPPIGPALGQRGLNIMEFCKAFNAATQELEKGSPIPVVITAYADKSFTFEMKSPPVSFFIKKAVNLKSGSKLPGKESAGTITLAQLRDIAEKKMKDLNADNIDAAVSMIAGSARSMGIQVEG, encoded by the coding sequence TTGGCAAAGAAAATCGTTGGCTACGTCAAGCTTCAGGTGCCTGCGGGTTCCGCAACACCATCCCCGCCAATCGGCCCAGCACTGGGTCAGCGCGGTCTGAACATCATGGAATTCTGCAAGGCATTCAATGCCGCCACGCAGGAACTGGAAAAGGGTTCGCCCATTCCCGTCGTGATCACCGCCTATGCCGACAAGAGCTTCACTTTCGAGATGAAGTCTCCGCCGGTCAGCTTCTTCATCAAGAAGGCCGTCAACCTGAAGTCGGGCAGCAAGCTGCCAGGCAAGGAATCGGCCGGCACCATCACGCTGGCACAGCTGCGTGACATCGCCGAAAAGAAGATGAAGGATCTCAACGCCGACAATATCGATGCCGCGGTATCGATGATTGCAGGCTCTGCCCGTTCCATGGGCATTCAGGTCGAGGGCTGA
- the rpoB gene encoding DNA-directed RNA polymerase subunit beta, producing MATTFNGRRKVRKSFGSIREVTEMPNLIEVQKASYDQFLLVDEPKAGRPDEGLQSVFRSVFPITDFSNTASLEFVKYEFEQPKYDIDECRARDITFAAPLKVTLRLIVFEVDEETGARSVKDIKEQDVYMGDMPFMTSNGTFIVNGTERVIVSQMHRSPGVFFDHDKGKTHSSGKLLFAGRIIPYRGSWLDIEFDAKDVVFARIDRRRKIPVTSLLKALGMDTEEILSTYYNTLTYTKTKSGWQKPYDAEKMKNAKPSHDLIDAKTGDVVHEAGKKLSARQAKKLADDGLTHLLAVDEDLYGMYVAEDLINMQTGEVYMEAGDELDEKNLEMLVGLGFDELPILDIDHISIGGYIRNTLAVDKNESREDALFDIYRVMRPGEPPTVDTAEAMFQSLFFDSERYDLSAVGRVKMNMRLELDAPDTMRTLRKEDIVEVVRTLVDLRDGRGEIDDIDNLGNRRVRSVGELMENSYRLGLLRMERAIKERMSSVEIDTVMPQDLINAKPAAAAVREFFGSSQLSQFMDQTNPLSEITHKRRLSALGPGGLTRERAGFEVRDVHPTHYGRICPIETPEGPNIGLINSLSTFARVNKYGFIETPYRKIVNGKLTDDVVYLSAMEEAKHYVAQANVTFNDKLELEHDLVVARHAGDNGLTPKENVDLMDVSPKQMVSVAASLIPFLENDDANRALMGSNMQRQAVPLLRAHAPFVGTGMEAIVARDSGAAIVAKRKGIVDQVDATRIVIRATEETDASKSGVDIYNLMKFQRSNQSTCINQRPLVVVGDHINQGDIIADGPSTELGDLALGRNVLVAFMPWNGYNFEDSILLSEKIAMNDVFTSIHIEEYEVMARDTKLGPEEITRDIPNVSEEALKNLDEAGIVHIGAEVAPGDILVGKITPKGESPMTPEEKLLRAIFGEKASDVRDTSLRVPPGDAGTVVEVRVFNRHGIDKDERAMAIEREEIERLAKDRDDEQSILDRNVYARLKEMLFGKAATAGPKGYVVGTKLNDQMFEAQPRSKWWQFAVDDDKVMTEMEALHAQYEESRRLLEQRFIDKVDKLQRGDELPPGVMKMVKVFIATKRKIQPGDKMAGRHGNKGVVSRIVPIEDMPYLEDGTSVDIVLNPLGVPSRMNVGQILETHLGWACAGMGRKIDEMVRAYHRNGDLKPLRLEIQDLFAGDESITDLDDDGMVRLGEHLSKGVSIATPVFDGAKEADIVVMLERAGLKASGQSTVFDGRSGEQFDRQVTVGYIYMLKLDHLVDNKIHARSIGPYSLVTQQPLGGKAQFGGQRFGEMEVWALEAYGAAYTLQEMLTIKSDDVAGRTKVYEAIVRGDDTFEAGIPESFNVLVKEIRSLGLNVELDMREIEDGSEQAEAELAPPQEAAE from the coding sequence ATGGCTACCACGTTCAACGGCCGCCGCAAGGTACGCAAGTCCTTCGGGTCCATTCGCGAAGTCACGGAGATGCCCAACCTGATCGAGGTCCAGAAGGCCTCCTATGATCAGTTCCTCCTCGTCGACGAGCCAAAAGCCGGCCGTCCCGATGAAGGGCTTCAGTCCGTGTTCCGTTCGGTCTTTCCGATCACCGACTTTTCGAACACTGCATCTCTCGAATTCGTGAAGTACGAGTTCGAGCAGCCCAAGTATGACATTGATGAGTGCCGTGCGCGCGACATCACGTTCGCTGCCCCGCTCAAGGTCACGCTGCGCCTGATCGTGTTTGAAGTGGACGAAGAGACCGGCGCCCGGTCCGTCAAGGACATCAAGGAGCAGGACGTCTATATGGGCGACATGCCCTTCATGACGAGCAACGGCACCTTCATCGTCAACGGCACCGAGCGCGTTATTGTCTCGCAGATGCACCGTTCGCCTGGCGTGTTCTTCGATCACGACAAGGGCAAGACCCATTCGTCGGGCAAGCTGCTGTTTGCCGGCCGCATCATTCCGTACCGCGGCAGCTGGCTCGATATCGAGTTCGACGCCAAGGACGTGGTGTTCGCGCGTATCGATCGTCGCCGCAAGATCCCTGTGACCAGCCTGCTCAAGGCGCTGGGCATGGATACCGAAGAGATCCTGTCGACCTATTACAATACCCTGACCTATACCAAGACGAAGTCGGGCTGGCAGAAGCCCTACGACGCCGAGAAGATGAAGAATGCCAAGCCGAGCCATGACCTGATCGACGCCAAGACCGGCGACGTCGTGCATGAAGCCGGCAAGAAGCTCTCGGCCCGCCAGGCCAAGAAGCTGGCTGATGACGGCCTGACGCACCTGCTGGCGGTCGATGAAGACCTCTATGGCATGTATGTCGCCGAGGACCTGATCAACATGCAGACCGGCGAGGTCTATATGGAGGCAGGCGACGAGCTCGACGAGAAGAACCTCGAAATGCTCGTTGGTCTCGGCTTTGACGAGCTGCCGATCCTCGACATCGATCACATCAGCATTGGCGGCTATATCCGCAACACGCTGGCCGTGGACAAGAACGAGTCGCGTGAAGACGCGCTGTTCGACATCTATCGCGTCATGCGCCCCGGTGAGCCACCAACCGTCGATACTGCAGAAGCCATGTTCCAGTCGCTGTTCTTTGACAGCGAGCGCTATGACCTGTCCGCCGTGGGCCGCGTCAAGATGAACATGCGCCTCGAGCTCGATGCGCCCGACACCATGCGCACCCTGCGCAAGGAAGACATTGTCGAAGTCGTCCGCACGCTGGTCGACCTGCGCGATGGTCGCGGCGAAATCGACGACATCGACAACCTGGGCAACCGTCGTGTCCGCTCCGTTGGCGAGCTGATGGAAAACTCCTATCGCCTTGGCCTGCTCCGCATGGAACGTGCCATCAAGGAGCGCATGAGCTCGGTCGAAATCGACACGGTCATGCCGCAGGACCTGATCAACGCCAAGCCGGCTGCTGCCGCTGTGCGTGAATTCTTTGGCTCGAGCCAGCTCAGCCAGTTCATGGATCAGACCAATCCGCTGTCGGAAATCACCCACAAGCGTCGCCTGTCGGCGCTTGGGCCTGGTGGTCTGACCCGCGAGCGTGCCGGCTTTGAAGTCCGTGACGTGCATCCGACCCATTACGGCCGCATCTGCCCGATCGAGACCCCAGAAGGTCCAAACATTGGTCTGATCAACTCGCTGTCGACCTTTGCCCGCGTCAACAAGTACGGTTTCATCGAGACCCCGTACCGCAAGATCGTCAACGGCAAGCTGACCGACGACGTGGTCTACCTCTCCGCCATGGAAGAGGCCAAGCACTACGTCGCCCAGGCCAACGTGACCTTCAACGACAAGCTTGAGCTCGAGCATGATCTGGTGGTGGCTCGCCACGCCGGTGACAACGGCCTGACGCCCAAGGAAAACGTCGATCTGATGGACGTTTCGCCCAAGCAGATGGTGTCGGTTGCCGCCTCGCTGATCCCGTTCCTTGAGAATGACGACGCTAACCGTGCTCTGATGGGCTCGAACATGCAGCGTCAGGCTGTGCCGCTGCTACGCGCCCATGCGCCGTTTGTCGGTACCGGCATGGAAGCCATCGTGGCCCGTGACTCGGGCGCCGCCATCGTGGCCAAGCGCAAGGGCATCGTTGATCAGGTGGACGCCACGCGTATCGTTATTCGGGCGACCGAAGAAACCGATGCGTCCAAGTCGGGCGTGGACATCTACAACCTGATGAAGTTCCAGCGTTCGAACCAGTCCACCTGCATCAACCAGCGTCCGCTGGTGGTAGTCGGTGACCACATCAACCAGGGCGACATCATCGCCGACGGTCCCTCGACCGAACTGGGCGATCTGGCGCTGGGCCGCAATGTGCTGGTCGCGTTCATGCCCTGGAATGGCTACAACTTCGAAGATTCGATCCTGCTCTCTGAAAAGATTGCCATGAACGACGTCTTCACCTCGATCCATATCGAGGAATATGAAGTCATGGCTCGCGACACCAAGCTTGGTCCTGAGGAAATCACCCGCGACATTCCGAACGTTTCGGAAGAAGCGCTGAAGAACCTCGACGAAGCCGGTATCGTGCACATTGGTGCCGAAGTCGCTCCTGGCGACATCCTGGTCGGCAAGATCACCCCCAAGGGTGAATCGCCGATGACCCCGGAAGAAAAGCTCCTCCGCGCCATCTTCGGCGAGAAGGCAAGCGACGTTCGTGACACCTCACTGCGCGTGCCGCCGGGCGATGCTGGTACTGTTGTTGAAGTGCGCGTGTTCAATCGCCACGGCATCGACAAGGACGAGCGCGCCATGGCCATCGAGCGCGAGGAAATCGAGCGTCTTGCCAAGGACCGTGACGACGAACAGTCGATCCTCGACCGTAACGTCTATGCGCGTCTCAAGGAGATGCTGTTCGGCAAGGCCGCCACGGCCGGTCCGAAGGGCTATGTCGTGGGCACCAAGCTCAATGACCAGATGTTTGAGGCTCAGCCTCGTTCGAAGTGGTGGCAGTTCGCGGTCGATGACGACAAGGTCATGACCGAGATGGAAGCCCTTCATGCGCAGTATGAAGAAAGCCGTCGTCTGCTCGAGCAGCGCTTCATCGACAAGGTGGACAAGCTGCAGCGCGGTGACGAGCTGCCTCCAGGCGTGATGAAAATGGTCAAGGTCTTCATCGCGACCAAGCGCAAGATCCAGCCAGGCGACAAAATGGCTGGCCGTCACGGAAACAAGGGCGTGGTTTCGCGCATCGTGCCGATCGAAGACATGCCCTATCTTGAAGACGGCACTTCGGTTGACATCGTGCTGAACCCGTTGGGCGTGCCATCGCGCATGAATGTGGGCCAGATTCTCGAGACGCATCTGGGCTGGGCCTGTGCCGGCATGGGTCGCAAGATCGATGAGATGGTTCGCGCCTATCATCGCAATGGCGACCTCAAGCCACTGCGCCTGGAAATCCAGGACCTGTTTGCCGGTGATGAATCCATCACCGATCTTGATGACGACGGCATGGTCCGTCTCGGCGAGCACCTCTCCAAGGGTGTCTCGATCGCGACCCCCGTGTTCGACGGCGCCAAGGAAGCCGACATCGTGGTTATGCTGGAGCGGGCAGGGCTGAAGGCCTCGGGTCAGTCGACCGTGTTTGACGGTCGTAGCGGCGAGCAGTTCGATCGTCAGGTGACGGTTGGCTATATCTACATGCTCAAGCTCGACCATCTGGTGGACAACAAGATCCACGCGCGTTCGATCGGTCCCTACTCGCTGGTCACCCAGCAGCCACTGGGCGGCAAGGCGCAGTTCGGCGGTCAGCGCTTCGGCGAGATGGAAGTGTGGGCTCTCGAAGCCTACGGCGCGGCGTATACGCTGCAGGAAATGCTTACCATCAAGTCGGACGACGTTGCCGGTCGTACCAAGGTCTACGAAGCCATCGTGCGTGGCGACGATACGTTCGAAGCGGGCATCCCCGAGAGCTTCAACGTTCTGGTCAAGGAAATCCGTTCGCTCGGTCTCAATGTCGAACTCGACATGCGCGAGATCGAAGACGGCTCCGAACAGGCCGAAGCGGAGCTCGCACCTCCTCAGGAAGCGGCGGAGTAA